A stretch of Shewanella dokdonensis DNA encodes these proteins:
- a CDS encoding lamin tail domain-containing protein: MKLNPSISAIVWSLVSLYTVTAHAEVPTLFISEYLEGASNNKALELYNNTDSNLILDNYRIEIYFNGNTSAGATIKLSGTLAAGKTYVIAHSSASFADTADKTSGSLSFNGNDAVVLKNGDSILDSIGQIGSSDYWSNGSGTVSTQNMDLRRSATVTDIDPTDVFDPGAQWTDYSLDDFSDLGIYGADDGSNGDDGGDNPPSRNSAVMMPRLPLAVCKVMA; the protein is encoded by the coding sequence ATGAAACTCAACCCCTCAATTTCGGCCATTGTCTGGTCGTTGGTCAGTCTTTATACCGTAACGGCACACGCAGAAGTCCCCACGCTGTTTATTTCCGAATATCTCGAAGGTGCCAGTAATAACAAGGCGCTAGAACTTTATAACAATACCGACAGCAATCTGATACTGGATAACTACCGTATTGAAATCTATTTCAACGGTAATACATCGGCGGGTGCCACCATCAAATTAAGTGGTACGCTCGCCGCCGGGAAAACCTATGTTATTGCCCATTCATCTGCATCATTTGCCGATACTGCGGATAAAACTTCTGGGTCACTCAGCTTTAATGGTAATGACGCAGTAGTTCTGAAAAACGGTGACAGCATTCTTGATAGTATCGGGCAGATTGGCAGCAGTGATTACTGGAGCAACGGCAGCGGTACAGTAAGCACCCAGAATATGGATCTGCGCCGGTCAGCCACAGTTACAGACATAGATCCAACCGATGTGTTCGACCCAGGTGCCCAATGGACCGACTACTCGCTGGATGATTTTTCCGATCTTGGTATCTATGGTGCTGATGATGGCAGTAATGGCGACGACGGGGGTGATAATCCCCCATCACGGAACTCAGCTGTGATGATGCCACGCTTGCCATTGGCAGTGTGCAAGGTAATGGCTTAG
- a CDS encoding NAD-dependent malic enzyme, with translation MDDKKRPLYLPFAGPALLEAPLINKGSAFTEEERMFFNLDGLLPYYIETIEEQASRAYDQFRSFNNDLDKHIYLRNIQDTNETLFYRLVQNHISEMMPVIYTPTVGLACERFSKNWRRNRGLFLSYPYKDRIDDILNNSTRHKVKVIVMTDGERILGLGDQGIGGMGIPIGKLSLYTSCGGISPAYTLPITLDVGTDNPHLLEDPMYMGWRHKRIGGDEYYEFVEAVMQAIHRRWPDTLIQFEDFAQKNAMPILERYKDKYCCFNDDIQGTAAVTVGSLLAACKAAHSKLSEQRIAFLGAGSAGCGIAEAIVAQMVSEGISDEQARQQVFMVDRWGLLQDNMPNLLSFQQKLAQKRDDIEHWQNFCDNISLLDVVNNAKPTVLIGVSGAPGLFTEEIIRAMHSHCARPIIFPLSNPTSRVEATPKDILHWTSGQALVATGSPFEPVVIDGQTYEIAQCNNSYIFPGIGLGVLATGARRVTNEMLMASSRALAACSPLAINGEGSLLPRLEDIHKVSKHIAFIVGKTAIEQGYALPTTDELLLQSIDNNFWRPEYRRYHRTSF, from the coding sequence ATGGACGATAAAAAACGCCCGCTGTATTTGCCATTTGCGGGTCCTGCACTTCTTGAAGCTCCACTCATTAACAAGGGCAGCGCTTTCACCGAAGAGGAACGGATGTTCTTCAATCTGGATGGATTGCTGCCCTACTACATTGAAACCATTGAGGAACAGGCATCTCGTGCCTACGACCAATTCCGCAGTTTCAATAACGATCTGGATAAGCACATTTATCTGCGCAATATTCAGGATACCAACGAAACCCTGTTCTATCGTCTGGTACAGAACCACATCAGTGAAATGATGCCGGTGATCTACACACCAACGGTGGGGCTGGCTTGTGAACGCTTTTCTAAGAACTGGCGCCGCAACCGTGGGTTGTTCCTGTCTTATCCTTATAAAGATCGTATCGACGATATCCTCAACAATTCCACCCGCCATAAGGTAAAAGTAATTGTAATGACCGATGGCGAACGGATCCTGGGTCTTGGGGACCAAGGGATTGGTGGCATGGGGATACCTATCGGTAAATTGTCGCTGTATACCAGTTGTGGCGGTATCAGCCCGGCTTATACCTTGCCAATTACACTGGATGTGGGTACAGACAATCCACATCTGCTGGAAGACCCAATGTATATGGGTTGGCGCCATAAACGTATTGGTGGCGACGAATACTACGAATTTGTTGAAGCCGTTATGCAGGCCATTCACCGCCGTTGGCCTGACACCTTGATCCAGTTTGAGGATTTTGCCCAGAAAAACGCAATGCCAATTCTGGAGCGCTACAAGGATAAGTACTGCTGTTTCAACGATGATATTCAGGGCACCGCCGCCGTGACAGTGGGTTCCCTGCTGGCCGCTTGTAAAGCCGCCCACAGTAAACTCAGCGAACAACGCATTGCCTTCTTAGGTGCAGGCAGTGCGGGTTGCGGTATTGCCGAAGCGATTGTGGCGCAGATGGTGTCGGAAGGCATCAGCGATGAACAAGCGCGGCAGCAGGTATTTATGGTGGATCGTTGGGGTCTGTTGCAGGATAACATGCCAAACCTGTTGTCGTTCCAGCAAAAACTGGCACAGAAACGGGATGACATTGAACACTGGCAGAATTTCTGTGACAACATCTCCTTGCTGGATGTGGTTAACAATGCCAAACCGACCGTGCTGATTGGGGTATCCGGTGCGCCAGGGTTGTTCACCGAAGAAATTATTCGCGCCATGCACAGCCACTGCGCGCGGCCGATTATCTTCCCGCTGTCCAACCCCACCAGCCGGGTTGAAGCAACACCAAAAGATATTCTGCATTGGACTTCGGGCCAGGCATTGGTTGCCACTGGCAGCCCGTTTGAACCAGTGGTAATTGACGGCCAAACCTATGAAATTGCCCAGTGTAACAACAGCTATATTTTCCCCGGTATTGGCCTAGGGGTGTTGGCAACGGGTGCCAGAAGAGTCACTAATGAGATGTTGATGGCATCCAGCCGAGCACTGGCGGCATGTTCACCACTGGCCATTAATGGCGAAGGCTCACTGTTGCCACGGCTGGAAGATATTCATAAAGTCAGTAAGCATATCGCCTTTATCGTTGGTAAAACCGCTATAGAACAAGGTTATGCCTTGCCAACCACCGATGAGTTATTGTTGCAATCCATCGACAATAACTTCTGGCGGCCAGAATATCGTCGCTACCATCGCACCTCATTCTGA
- a CDS encoding type II toxin-antitoxin system Phd/YefM family antitoxin, translating into MRIVSFTEARNSLKSVLDGVVNDVDTTVITRRDAEDAVVMSLDYYNSLMETVHLLRSPANAEHLNRSIAQYKAGQTTLRDLIDE; encoded by the coding sequence ATGAGAATCGTATCTTTTACTGAAGCTCGTAATAGTTTGAAAAGTGTCTTAGATGGTGTGGTTAATGATGTCGACACAACAGTTATTACCCGCCGAGATGCTGAAGATGCTGTAGTTATGTCCTTAGATTATTACAACAGCCTAATGGAAACTGTTCATTTGTTGCGTTCTCCAGCCAATGCCGAGCATTTGAATCGTTCAATTGCCCAATACAAAGCTGGTCAAACAACACTACGGGACTTGATTGATGAATAG
- a CDS encoding Txe/YoeB family addiction module toxin — protein MNSRLLSWTDEAWNDYEYWQPQDKKTLKRINKLITNVKRAPFEGIGKPEALKENLAGFWSRRIDDKNRLVYAVDDQAITILSCRYHY, from the coding sequence ATGAATAGTCGTTTACTGTCCTGGACAGATGAAGCTTGGAACGACTATGAGTATTGGCAACCACAAGATAAGAAAACCTTAAAACGGATCAATAAATTAATCACAAATGTTAAACGTGCTCCTTTTGAGGGTATCGGTAAACCGGAGGCTCTAAAGGAGAACTTAGCTGGTTTTTGGTCACGGCGAATAGACGATAAAAATCGCTTAGTTTACGCCGTAGACGATCAAGCAATAACAATCCTGTCATGTCGTTATCATTACTAA
- a CDS encoding rhomboid family intramembrane serine protease, which produces MTFRRLPYMAILLALATVIVSLAVNYLISGSFFGKVKVPELEPYGGYTLEHVLNYEFWRLIVSQLIHVKQPHMIYNVLSLVAIGFIFERKIGSAAFISIWLVAGSIGTFASTFTVPEPWNLGTGGSQAVLGLAAAGLVKFLKGEVVGRITLLVLVLTILPVFALDLIFSEHHLPKLGHILSFSFGALILFGFELRARFATTKLLKSDG; this is translated from the coding sequence GTGACATTCCGTCGTTTACCGTACATGGCTATTCTATTGGCACTCGCTACGGTTATAGTATCACTGGCCGTGAACTATTTGATCTCGGGCTCATTCTTTGGAAAAGTCAAAGTACCCGAATTGGAACCATATGGTGGCTATACGCTTGAGCACGTATTGAACTACGAGTTTTGGAGATTAATTGTTTCACAGTTAATTCATGTAAAGCAGCCTCATATGATTTACAACGTATTATCTCTCGTTGCTATCGGGTTTATATTCGAACGTAAAATAGGATCTGCGGCTTTTATCTCAATTTGGTTGGTGGCAGGCTCCATCGGTACATTTGCTAGTACGTTCACTGTGCCAGAGCCTTGGAATTTGGGGACAGGTGGTTCTCAAGCTGTTTTGGGCTTGGCCGCAGCAGGGTTAGTTAAGTTCCTGAAAGGGGAGGTTGTCGGTCGAATTACGCTTTTAGTCTTGGTCTTAACTATTTTGCCTGTATTTGCTTTGGATCTGATTTTTAGTGAACACCACCTTCCTAAGCTTGGGCATATCCTCAGTTTTAGCTTTGGTGCACTAATTTTGTTTGGCTTTGAGCTTCGTGCGCGATTTGCTACTACCAAATTGCTTAAGAGTGACGGCTAA
- a CDS encoding SMI1/KNR4 family protein gives MHDIIEQLQQLNQPVPVPLELPEFDDIVDVEEQLLLPLPAELKEYLLEASNVVVGSLEPVTAVDPNSYTYLPEVAAYAWSIGLPRYLVPICQLGDSFYCMDEEGLVYFWEDGHLDEDDYWESFWQWVEEVWLPS, from the coding sequence ATGCATGACATTATTGAACAACTTCAGCAACTGAACCAGCCGGTGCCCGTGCCTTTAGAGCTGCCTGAATTTGATGATATTGTCGATGTGGAAGAACAACTGCTGTTACCACTACCTGCTGAACTCAAAGAATACCTGCTGGAAGCCAGCAATGTTGTTGTTGGCAGTCTGGAACCGGTTACTGCGGTAGATCCCAACTCCTATACCTATCTGCCAGAAGTTGCCGCCTACGCGTGGTCCATCGGCTTACCGCGCTATTTGGTGCCTATCTGCCAGCTAGGCGACAGTTTTTACTGCATGGATGAAGAAGGCTTAGTGTATTTCTGGGAAGACGGTCACCTAGATGAAGATGACTACTGGGAATCATTCTGGCAGTGGGTCGAAGAAGTATGGCTGCCAAGCTAA
- a CDS encoding M13 family metallopeptidase produces MRKILIGGLCATMIAGLAACNDKQTETKAAAATTPQTTQTATAAAVSKALGSGIDFANFDKSVRPQDDFYSYVNGTWIKNTEIPADRTSTGAFYDLREKSRDDIKAIIEEVAAQKDLKAGTDEQKVADLYRAFMDTTTLNKLGIEPLKPELAKIEALSNKEQLMAYFGSSQIIGGGTPMAFYVDVDAKDSTRYATHLWQYGLSLPEKDYYFNDAERFVKIREAFVEHMRKMFKLAGFEQPRKSAEAIMKLETAIAKDHWDVVASRDSTKTYNKYALKDLAELAPGVDWNAYLAALGADKQADIIINQPSYITGLAKIINDTDLATWKTYLRWHLLTSYAGDLGETFDQENFDFYSRILNGQEEQQPRWKRGVSKVNGLLGEVVGKVYVKRHFTPEAKARMEQLVENLRQAYADSVDELDWMTPETKTAAKAKLAKFNPKIGYPNKWEDYSQLTISATDLVGDEMRAGEVEHQKDLKKLTSPIDRDEWHMTPQTVNAYYNPTMNEIVFPAAILQPPFFNMEADDAVNYGGIGAVIGHEMGHGFDDQGAKFDGDGNMRDWWTQKDLDAFHAKTKALVAQYNGYYVFPDLHVNGELTLGENIGDLSGVTIAYKAYKKSLEGKEAPVIDGLSGDQRFFIGFAQIWRAKVKEEALRNRVATDPHSPAKFRAIGSLENMPQFYATFDVKPGDAMYLEPANRVKIW; encoded by the coding sequence ATGAGAAAAATCCTCATTGGCGGCTTATGTGCCACCATGATCGCCGGTCTGGCCGCTTGTAACGACAAGCAGACTGAGACTAAGGCTGCCGCCGCCACAACACCACAAACCACCCAAACCGCCACTGCCGCAGCCGTTTCTAAAGCGCTGGGCTCCGGCATTGATTTTGCCAACTTCGATAAGTCTGTACGTCCACAGGACGATTTTTACAGCTACGTCAACGGCACCTGGATCAAGAATACTGAAATTCCAGCTGACCGCACCAGCACTGGCGCCTTCTATGATCTGCGCGAAAAATCCCGCGATGATATCAAAGCCATTATTGAAGAAGTTGCCGCACAGAAAGATCTGAAAGCGGGCACAGACGAACAAAAGGTTGCCGACCTGTATCGCGCCTTTATGGACACCACCACGCTGAATAAACTCGGCATTGAGCCACTGAAACCAGAGCTGGCAAAAATTGAAGCGCTCAGCAACAAAGAGCAGCTGATGGCTTATTTTGGTAGCAGCCAGATCATCGGTGGCGGCACACCTATGGCGTTTTATGTGGATGTTGACGCCAAGGATTCCACCCGTTATGCCACCCATCTCTGGCAATACGGTTTGAGTCTGCCAGAAAAAGATTACTACTTTAACGATGCCGAACGTTTCGTGAAAATCCGTGAAGCGTTTGTAGAGCACATGCGCAAGATGTTCAAACTGGCCGGTTTTGAACAGCCACGTAAGAGCGCTGAAGCGATCATGAAGTTGGAAACCGCTATCGCTAAAGATCACTGGGATGTAGTGGCGAGCCGCGACAGCACCAAAACCTATAATAAGTACGCCTTGAAAGACTTGGCTGAACTGGCCCCAGGCGTTGACTGGAATGCCTATCTGGCAGCTTTAGGCGCCGATAAACAAGCGGACATCATCATCAACCAGCCTAGCTATATCACAGGTCTGGCAAAAATCATCAATGACACAGATCTTGCCACTTGGAAGACCTACCTGCGTTGGCATCTGCTGACCAGCTATGCCGGTGATCTGGGTGAAACATTTGATCAAGAAAACTTCGATTTCTACTCTCGTATTCTTAACGGTCAGGAAGAGCAACAACCTCGCTGGAAACGTGGTGTGAGCAAGGTTAACGGCCTGCTGGGCGAAGTGGTTGGTAAAGTTTATGTGAAACGTCACTTTACCCCAGAAGCCAAAGCGCGCATGGAACAGCTGGTGGAAAATCTGCGCCAGGCATATGCCGATAGCGTAGACGAACTGGACTGGATGACCCCAGAAACCAAAACCGCTGCCAAAGCCAAACTGGCGAAGTTCAACCCAAAAATTGGTTACCCTAACAAGTGGGAAGATTACAGCCAACTGACAATTAGCGCTACCGACCTTGTGGGCGATGAAATGCGTGCTGGCGAAGTTGAGCACCAGAAAGATCTGAAAAAACTGACCAGCCCAATCGATCGCGACGAGTGGCATATGACCCCACAAACCGTGAACGCCTACTATAACCCGACCATGAACGAAATCGTGTTCCCGGCCGCAATCTTGCAACCGCCATTCTTCAACATGGAAGCTGACGACGCAGTTAACTACGGCGGTATCGGTGCAGTGATTGGTCATGAAATGGGACATGGCTTTGATGACCAGGGTGCCAAATTTGATGGCGATGGCAATATGCGTGACTGGTGGACTCAGAAAGATTTGGATGCCTTCCACGCTAAGACTAAGGCACTGGTAGCCCAATACAATGGTTACTATGTGTTCCCAGATCTGCACGTTAATGGCGAGCTGACCTTGGGTGAAAACATTGGCGACCTGTCAGGCGTTACCATCGCTTATAAAGCCTATAAGAAATCGCTGGAAGGCAAAGAAGCACCAGTGATTGATGGCCTGAGTGGCGATCAACGTTTCTTCATCGGTTTTGCGCAGATCTGGCGCGCCAAGGTGAAAGAGGAAGCGCTGCGTAACCGTGTTGCCACAGATCCACATTCACCGGCCAAGTTCCGCGCCATCGGTTCACTGGAAAACATGCCACAGTTCTACGCCACCTTTGATGTAAAACCGGGCGATGCTATGTATCTGGAACCCGCTAACCGCGTAAAAATCTGGTAA
- a CDS encoding DUF4097 family beta strand repeat-containing protein, whose translation MKPSYLAITLLTLALTSPWTIAAEQVDKSAQLAPGSKLDIRIQRGEVKVQGWDKAEVAIKGTLDELSQGLVFAQDGGSFVIEDKLPRSYSSHDEKGSELQIYLPTKVIVKMKGISANYALNGINGEVTTGIISGDVDSDALRGELTIKTVSGNINARNNSGNIRLETVSGDIHDEGSSGTVSYQLVSGDLTADSQATKVAADLVSGSAELQLQQVDSLSLRSVSGDLKVMLKSLDTKAQLDSVNSDIDLVFDVMPDAEFNINGGPGGKIFNALTDAKPVTTKYMRSEILKFQTGSGKADVNITTISGDINIKKH comes from the coding sequence ATGAAACCGTCTTACTTAGCCATCACGCTACTTACGTTAGCCCTCACCAGCCCTTGGACAATAGCCGCGGAGCAAGTGGACAAGAGTGCGCAGTTGGCCCCTGGCAGTAAACTGGATATCCGTATTCAGCGTGGAGAGGTCAAGGTCCAGGGTTGGGATAAAGCCGAGGTAGCCATCAAAGGTACGCTGGATGAACTGAGCCAAGGGCTGGTATTTGCCCAGGATGGTGGCAGTTTTGTGATTGAAGATAAACTGCCGCGCAGTTACTCCAGCCACGATGAGAAAGGCTCAGAGCTACAGATTTATCTTCCCACCAAAGTAATTGTGAAAATGAAGGGGATCTCAGCCAATTACGCCTTAAACGGCATCAATGGTGAGGTAACCACTGGCATCATCAGCGGTGATGTTGACAGCGACGCGCTGCGGGGAGAACTGACGATAAAAACAGTGTCAGGCAACATCAACGCCCGTAACAACAGCGGTAATATCCGGCTGGAAACCGTCTCTGGCGATATTCATGATGAAGGCAGCAGCGGCACAGTCAGTTATCAGTTGGTCAGTGGCGATCTAACCGCCGACAGTCAGGCCACAAAAGTTGCCGCAGATTTGGTGTCTGGTTCTGCTGAATTGCAGTTACAGCAAGTGGACAGTCTCAGTCTGCGCAGCGTGAGTGGCGATTTAAAAGTGATGCTGAAATCGCTGGACACCAAAGCACAGTTGGACAGCGTCAATTCCGATATCGACCTGGTATTTGATGTGATGCCAGATGCCGAATTCAATATTAACGGTGGCCCTGGTGGCAAAATCTTTAACGCACTGACTGATGCCAAACCGGTGACCACCAAATATATGCGCAGTGAAATACTGAAATTTCAAACTGGCTCTGGCAAGGCCGATGTGAATATCACCACCATCAGCGGCGATATCAACATCAAGAAACATTAA
- a CDS encoding RNA polymerase sigma factor encodes MQLIQRARIGDKLAFAEIYRLHHQRVYALCLRLAGQSSLAEEMTQDCFIRLWEKLDQFRGESKFSTWLHSLSVNQALTSLKKHRSFWARFLPLSDSSAETCSGGTEIPDTSLLDKKIMLLPERARIVFVLFAIEGYSHEEIAALMHTTEGTSKAQYHRAKALLKEMLS; translated from the coding sequence ATGCAGTTGATCCAGCGTGCGCGTATCGGGGACAAACTGGCGTTTGCCGAAATCTATCGTCTGCATCACCAACGGGTATATGCACTATGTCTGCGTTTGGCTGGGCAATCTTCGCTGGCAGAAGAGATGACGCAAGACTGTTTTATCCGCCTTTGGGAAAAGCTCGATCAGTTTCGCGGTGAAAGTAAATTCAGTACCTGGCTGCATAGCCTTAGCGTTAATCAGGCGCTGACCAGTCTGAAGAAACATCGCAGCTTCTGGGCGCGCTTTCTGCCGCTATCGGACAGCAGCGCCGAGACATGCAGTGGCGGCACTGAAATCCCAGACACCTCGTTACTGGACAAGAAAATTATGCTGTTACCGGAAAGAGCAAGAATCGTCTTTGTGCTGTTTGCCATAGAAGGATACAGCCACGAAGAGATAGCCGCGCTGATGCATACCACCGAAGGCACCAGCAAAGCTCAGTACCACAGGGCGAAAGCGTTGCTTAAGGAGATGTTGTCATGA